One part of the Ralstonia pickettii genome encodes these proteins:
- a CDS encoding helix-turn-helix domain-containing protein, producing MAIKIMSLVWEGYPGGGSDLLAMLALADWSDDNGRCYPSMSSIATKTRLSRSQAQRVVHGLIDSGFVQVIGNELGGAPGATRQYRIVLTKLTGSTNATPTGRTDATGSVHATGSAHAQDGSHGCAETGRMDATQTVIEPSITVKRTHTSKNRPKSANGKIPLPEGFAISEGVRKWAKANGHQNLEAHFEYFIDTVQANGNVYANWDAAFKKAVANDWAGLNRRYSSRYADAAARFEN from the coding sequence ATGGCCATCAAGATCATGTCTCTTGTTTGGGAAGGCTATCCGGGCGGCGGCTCGGATCTCCTGGCCATGTTGGCACTCGCAGATTGGAGCGACGACAACGGGCGCTGCTACCCCTCCATGTCCTCCATCGCGACAAAGACGCGCCTGTCCCGTTCGCAGGCTCAGCGTGTTGTCCATGGTCTGATCGACTCCGGGTTTGTCCAGGTCATCGGCAACGAGTTGGGCGGGGCACCCGGTGCAACCCGCCAATATCGAATCGTTCTGACCAAGCTGACGGGTAGCACTAACGCTACCCCTACGGGCCGCACCGATGCTACGGGTAGCGTGCATGCGACGGGTAGCGCCCATGCACAAGACGGGTCGCATGGATGCGCAGAGACGGGCCGCATGGATGCGACCCAAACCGTCATTGAACCGTCAATAACCGTCAAGAGAACGCACACGTCAAAAAATCGACCGAAATCCGCGAACGGAAAAATTCCATTGCCGGAAGGTTTCGCAATCTCGGAAGGCGTCCGCAAGTGGGCGAAGGCGAACGGTCACCAGAACCTCGAAGCGCACTTCGAGTACTTCATCGACACCGTGCAGGCGAACGGGAACGTCTACGCCAACTGGGATGCTGCGTTCAAAAAGGCGGTGGCAAATGACTGGGCCGGTCTGAATCGCCGGTACAGCAGCCGGTATGCCGACGCTGCGGCTCGCTTCGAGAACTGA
- a CDS encoding toprim domain-containing protein, with amino-acid sequence MNWNEVSNRLALEAEAVAGMLLPNGKRQGPEWVAGSVEGEAGESLKVRITGNKAGVWKDFATGDAGDLVDLWAAAKRITLKEAFFEARRYLGIPDPSFVVPTRVYSRPNRPAVVSPAGRVLKYLTEERKLSLETIRAFKVAASKEDDVIVFPYLRDAELINLKHLALERDGKGKKRTWQSAGAEPCLFGWDLVPDSAKAVLIVEGELDAMSLYEYGIAALSVNQGAGNHQWIDSDFDRLERFPEIFLWFDNDDAGQKGAREVAQRLGLDRCRIVKFRLKDANEALQQGVTAEEIGEALDAAERIEPADLRSPAAYLDDVLAMFRDGPVNTVGAALPWPAWSDKVRLRPAELSIWTGINGHGKSDLLGQVCVDLIRQGERVCIFSGEMKPATVLRHLTIQACATSTPTERFVRAANEWMCGALWLYAHVGTISQDSLMEAFRYAAKRYRVTHFVVDSLLKCGIAEDDYKAQKAFLDRLCDFKNEFNAHVHLVAHARKGESEDKAPGKLDVRGAGAITDLADNVFTVWRNKRKELAGEEADRDVEDGRLYCHKQRATGYEGALRLWFDPSNLHFRQRVDWRAKPYVDLHSGPATEHSDNRSIA; translated from the coding sequence ATGAACTGGAACGAAGTTTCGAACCGTCTCGCCCTGGAAGCCGAAGCTGTTGCCGGGATGCTGCTGCCCAACGGCAAGCGCCAAGGTCCCGAGTGGGTTGCGGGCAGCGTGGAGGGCGAAGCTGGTGAATCGCTCAAGGTACGCATCACCGGCAACAAGGCCGGGGTTTGGAAGGACTTCGCCACCGGCGACGCTGGCGACCTCGTAGACCTGTGGGCAGCCGCAAAGCGAATAACGCTCAAGGAAGCGTTTTTCGAAGCACGCCGCTACCTTGGTATACCCGACCCGTCTTTCGTGGTTCCTACCCGGGTCTATTCGCGCCCTAACCGCCCTGCAGTGGTGAGCCCCGCCGGTCGCGTGCTCAAGTATCTGACCGAGGAGCGGAAGTTGTCTCTGGAGACGATCCGCGCCTTTAAGGTTGCCGCAAGCAAGGAGGACGACGTGATTGTCTTTCCGTACCTGCGGGATGCCGAGCTGATCAACCTAAAGCATCTCGCACTCGAGCGAGACGGCAAGGGTAAGAAGCGCACTTGGCAATCGGCTGGCGCTGAGCCGTGCCTGTTCGGTTGGGATCTGGTTCCCGACAGCGCCAAGGCGGTGTTGATCGTTGAGGGCGAACTGGACGCCATGAGCCTCTATGAGTACGGCATCGCGGCTTTGTCAGTCAATCAGGGCGCCGGGAATCACCAATGGATCGACAGCGATTTCGATCGCCTGGAGCGCTTCCCGGAAATCTTCCTGTGGTTCGACAACGACGATGCCGGGCAGAAGGGCGCGCGCGAAGTGGCGCAACGATTGGGCCTGGATCGCTGCCGGATCGTCAAATTCCGCCTGAAGGATGCCAACGAGGCATTGCAGCAAGGTGTGACGGCAGAAGAGATCGGCGAAGCGTTGGATGCTGCGGAGCGCATCGAACCGGCGGACCTGCGGTCTCCTGCCGCGTACTTGGATGATGTGCTGGCGATGTTCCGGGATGGTCCTGTCAACACCGTTGGCGCCGCGCTTCCGTGGCCGGCATGGTCTGACAAGGTAAGGCTCCGCCCCGCTGAGCTGTCCATCTGGACCGGCATCAACGGTCACGGCAAGAGCGACCTGCTGGGCCAAGTCTGCGTGGATCTAATCCGCCAAGGCGAGCGGGTTTGCATCTTCTCCGGCGAGATGAAGCCGGCCACGGTGCTGCGCCATCTGACCATTCAGGCCTGCGCCACCTCAACGCCGACCGAGAGGTTTGTGCGTGCCGCCAACGAATGGATGTGCGGCGCCCTCTGGCTCTATGCCCACGTTGGCACGATCAGCCAAGACAGCCTGATGGAGGCATTCCGCTATGCAGCAAAGCGGTACCGCGTCACCCATTTCGTTGTGGATTCGCTGCTGAAGTGCGGCATCGCAGAAGACGACTACAAGGCTCAGAAAGCATTCCTGGACCGCCTGTGCGACTTCAAGAATGAGTTCAACGCGCATGTCCACTTGGTAGCGCACGCGCGCAAGGGTGAGAGCGAGGACAAGGCACCGGGCAAGCTGGACGTTCGCGGCGCTGGCGCAATTACCGACCTGGCCGACAACGTCTTTACGGTCTGGCGCAACAAGCGCAAGGAGCTCGCCGGAGAAGAAGCGGATCGGGACGTGGAGGACGGCCGCCTGTACTGCCACAAGCAGCGCGCAACTGGATATGAGGGCGCTCTGCGCCTCTGGTTTGATCCGAGCAACCTGCA